CGGTTGTAGGCAGCAAAGTGGGGTTGATTGATGGGATGAACATTACGGGTATGATCGGTGTCAAAAATGTGCGGACTCCTGCTGTTCCGAATGACGCAATCGTGGAGGCTGACGGCAAGTATTATATTTTTGTGGAGACCAACAAGAAACCGGAAGAGCATGAGGAGGGGCATGACGATCACGGGCATGCGCACGATGAAGGTGAAGCAAAACATGCACATAAAAATGAGCAAGAAGCCGGGCAGCATGGAGAAGAACAGGCTAAAAACATCAATTTTGAAAAAATTGAGATTCAAAAAGGCGTATCTGCTTTGGGATATACGGCGATTACCCCGGTTACAGAAGTGCCTGCTGGAACAAAAATTGTTGTGAAGGGTGCTTTTTTTATCAATGCCAAAATGAGCAATACTGGTGGGCACGAACATTAATTGACCGTATTTGTTAACATAATCAAAGCAAGTGATGGAACATAAACATCGTTATGATGCACAAGGCAGACAGCTTTGTTGTACACAGACAGAAAAAATATATAATCAGGCTGGAGCTGAGGATCTTATTGGGAAAGCTCCGGCTTCCAGCCATGGTCATGACCATAGCCATGATGAGGACGGTCACGATCACTCGACGGCAGGGGCCAGTCAGATGCAGTTATTTCTACCCGCGCTAATTTCTTTTATCTTACTCATTGCTGCTATAGCCATGGATAATTGGATTGCACAATCCTGGTTTAAGGATTGGGTCCGTACAGGCTGGTACATATTAGCTTATCTACCGGTTGGGTTTCCTGTTATCAGGGATGCTTTAAAGAGTATAGCCAAAGGGGAAATCTTTTCGGAGTTTTTGTTAATGAGTATTGCTACCATAGGCGCTTTTGGGATCAAAGAATACCCCGAGGCTGTAGCGGTAATGTTGTTTTACGCCGTAGGAGAGGTGTTTCAGACCTTGGCGGTAAGTCGGGCTAAAAGCAATATTAAGGCTCTACTGGATCAGCGTCCGGATGAGGTGACCATTTTGGAGAATGGAAAGAGCAAAGTGATCAAAGCTGCCGATGCAGGTATAGGAGCAATAGTTCAGCTGAAACCCGGTGAAAAGCTTGGGCTTGATGGTGAATTGTTGTCTGAGCAAGGTGCATTTAATACAGCTGCGCTGACTGGCGAGAGCAAGCCAGATACAAAGATGAAGGGTGATGTTGTACTGGCTGGAATGATTAATATGAACACCGTGAGCCTAGTTCAAGTGACAACAGCATATCAGGACAGCAAGTTGAGCAAAATCCTCGAACTCGTACAGAACGCAACGGCTCAAAAAGCACCTACAGAGCTGTTTATTCGCAAATTTGCTAAGATATATACCCCAATTGTCGTGTTTTTGGCGATTGGAATTTGTCTCCTGCCTTACTTGTTTGTGGATCAATATGTATTTAGCGAATGGTTGTATAGGGCTCTCGTGTTTTTAGTGATCTCCTGTCCCTGTGCACTTGTTATTTCAATTCCTTTGGGATATTTTGGTGGAATTGGTGCTGCTAGTAGGAACGGTATACTTTTTAAAGGAAGTAATTTTTTGGATGCAATGGCAGCTATCCGCCATGTCGTGATGGATAAAACCGGAACAATGACTGCCGGCGTTTTTAAAGTGCAGGAAATTAAGCTACAGGCCGGTTACGACGAAGCAAGGATTTTAAAGCTCGTCAATAAAATAGAGAGCCACAGTAGCCATCCAGTTGCAACAGCGATTAGAGAATATGTCGGTCCGATCGATGAGTCTGTCGATCTCAATAACATAGAAGAAATCCCCGGACATGGACTAAAAGCTATTGCTGATGGCAAAGTGTTGCTGGTGGGCAACTTTAAATTGCTGGACAAATTTAATGTAGTCTATGATATCGATCCCAATAGTATCGTATATACGACCATCGCGATCGCTTTGGACGGTAAATTTGTCGGGTTCATAACCATAGCCGACAGTATTAAAGCGGATGCTGCGCTTACGATTCAACTGCTACATAAACTCGGTGTAAAAGCCACAATGCTGAGCGGGGACAAGACGACTGTAGTCGTCTATGTTGCCAAGGAACTTGGAATAGATCAGGCCTATGGCGATCTACTGCCGGAAGATAAAGTGAATAAGGTCAGGGAAATAAAGGGACTAAACGAATCTGTTGCTTTTGTGGGGGATGGCGTTAATGATGCTCCGGTTGTCGCACTGAGTGATGTTGGAATAGCGATGGGGGGACTGGGCAGTGATGCGACGATCGAGACAGCAGATGTCGTGATACAAGATGACAAACCTTCGAAAATTCCAATGGCCATTCGCATTGGAAAAGAGACGAAAAAAGTTGTTTATCAGAATATAGGCCTTGCCTTCATAGTCAAAGGGGTCGTGTTGATTCTTGGCGCTGGAGGTTTGGCAACCATGTGGGAGGCAGTCTTTGCCGATGTTGGCGTATCGTTAATTGCGATATTGAATGCCATAAGAATTCAGAAAATGAAATTTTGACATTTAGCATCAAGTTGCACCCGCCCTTTTCATTGGATGAAATGAAGGGTGGGTGTATGCCTATTTTTATTAGCTATCATTTATTATTACTAAATATGTTAGTATATTTGAGCGTGATTATCATTGCTTCGAAGCGATAATAAGACGTCAATACATGAATGATATGGAAAGGAGCATCGTACATTGTGATCTTGATACATTTTTTGTATCTGTTGAGCGGCTGATAAACAGTAAACTTAATGGTGTACCGGTACTTATCGGTGGTAGCAGTGACCGGGGCGTGGTGGCTTCGTGTTCCTATGAAGCCAGAAAATCAGGGGTGCATGCCGCGATGCCGATGCGCTTGGCACTAAGAATGTGTCCGGATGCAGTTGTCGTTAAAGGCGATCATGATCTCTACAGTTATTACTCCAATATGGTGACCGAAATTATTTCTCTTGAGACACCAGTTGTTGAGAAAGCAAGCATCGATGAACATTATCTTGATGTTTCCGGAATGGACCGTTTCTTTGGATGTTGGAAATGGACACAGGAATTGCGGCAGCGCATTATTCGGGAAACGGGGCTTCCGATCAGTTTCGGCCTTTCTGTTAATAAGACGGTGTCGAAAATAGCGACCGGACAGGCGAAACCATGTGGTGAGCTACAAGTAAATGGGGGTACAGAGAAGCAATTTTTGGCACCACTTTCTATTCGGAAAATACCGATGGTAGGTGATAAATCGTATACCCTGTTGCGTAATATGGGGATTTCGAAAATTGGAACGTTGCAACAAATGGAGATTTTCACCTTACAACAGGTCTTAGGGGAAAATGGTGTCAATATCTGGCGAAAGGCCAATGGTTTGGATGATACGCTTGTGGTCCCTTTTCGTGAGCAGAAGTCCATGTCCAAAGAAACAACCTATCAACAGGATACAATTGATATGGATGTATTGCGGCGCACACTCATCGGTATGGTCGATAATCTCGCATTTGAATTGCGTAAAGAACAGCGGCTTACCAGCTGTGTCACCTTAAAGATACGCTATAGTAATTTTGATACCCATACCCAACAATTGCAGATCGGGTATACCAATTCCGATCGGAGATTGATTGAAGTTGTGCTATCGCTATTTAAAAAGTTGTATAGTCGCCGCATGTTAATTCGGCTGGTGGGGATTAAGTTCTCCGGTTTGATCTATGGGGCTTACCAAACTGATCTATTTGCGGATAATGCCGAAGAAGTAAATTTGATGCAGGCTATGGATCGTATTAAAAATCGTTACGGTACAGCGTTTTTGATGAAGGGAATCTGCGTGCCCATGCCTGGGGAGAAAGGAGGGAGGGATGCTTTTAAATCTTCATAGTTTTTATAGTTTGCGTTATGGCACATTGAGTCTGGAAGATCTTATTGAAGGCATGCAGTCCGGTGGTTACGATACCGCCGTACTAACCGATATTAACAATACTTCCGGATCATTGGATTTTATTCGGTTGGGTCGGAAAAAGGGGCTGAATTTACTTGCAGGAATGGAGTTTCGAGACGGTGATAAGCTTTGTTTTGTCGCTATAGCGAAGAGCGAACGTGGTTTTCAAGAGATTAATGCCTATCGTACCAAACTCAGTAGGGAACAACGATCTGTACCGCAACGCGCTCCTGATTTTGAACAGGTATTTGTTGTTTATCCTTTTTCGGGGATCAACCACGATGGCTTGCGCGACTATGAATATATTGGCATAAGGCCTTCAGAACGGACCAAAGTACGGTTGTATGATCGAAAATATTTAGCGCATTGTGTCATTTTAGCAACGGTTAGTTTCAAACGAGATGATTATGTGCTGCATAGGCAATTGCGGGCCATTGATAATAATCTGTTAATATCACAATTGGAGAGGGATCAGGTGGCCCATCCGGATGAAATGCTGTTGTCAAGACTGACCTTAACGGAAATGTTTTCGGATCTGCCGGAGCTTGTGAATAATACAGAGCAGCTGCTTGCCCAGTGCTCTTTCTACTTCGACTTTGAGACCGTTAAAAATAAAACCACATTTACAGACAGTCATTATGGGGATAAGCAATTGCTTTTTAGTGAGGCATTAGCGGGGCTGGAAAGACGTTATGGAAAAAATGATACCATTGCAATGGAACGAGTCCAACGGGAATTGGAAATTATAGAACAACTTAAGTTTTCAAGTTATTTTCTGATCACGAATGATATCTGTAACTATGCTCGGCATAGCGATTTTCATTACGTGGGGCGTGGCTCCGGAGCAAACTCCGCCGTTGCTTATTGTTTGGGAATTACCGATGTCGATCCCATCGCGCTGCATCTGCCATTTGAGCGTTTTCTAAATCCAAAACGGAAGAGTGCCCCCGATTTTGATATTGACTTTAGCTGGAATGAACGTGACGCTATGTATCGTTATATTTTTAATAAATATAAACGTGGACATGTTGCGTTGATGGGCGCTATGAGTACGTTTCGGTCGCGAAGTATTTTGCGTGAGCTTGGAAAGGTATATGGGCTTCCTAAGGGAGAAATAGATCGGTTAATCAAGGAACCCGAACATATGCTGAACAAAAATGAGGTAACGAATACCATTTTGAATGTATATAACCGGATGGCGGATTTCCCTAATCAACGTTCAATTCACGCAAGTGGGCTACTCATTTCAGAAGCTCCTTTGGTATGTTATGGAGCGATGGACTACCCGCCTAAAGGACTGCCCACGATGCAATTTGACATGTATGTTGCCGAAGATATTGGTTTTGAAAAATTTGATATCCTATCACAACGGGGAATAGGGCATATAAAAGACTGTAAGGCGATCGTACGGGAGAATCTGGGCGAGCTGATTGATACCGACAACCCCAAGCGTTTCTTTGATGATCCGCTAATAGCAGCACAACTGCAGTCGGCCCATACTATTGGGTGTTTTTATATTGAAAGTCCGGCGATGCGGCAACTATTGACCAAACTGTCCTGTAATACCTATAACACATTAGTGGCAGCATCGTCCATTATTCGTCCCGGTGTGGCGAGTTCAGGAATGATGAACGAGTATATTCGGCGTCACCACGACCCAGCTGTTGCGAATTATCCGCATCCAGTATTCAAAGAACAGCTGGCTGAAACTTATGGTGTGATGGTTTATCAGGAAGACGTAATGAAAATTGCGAATGCCTATGGTGGTCTGGATATGGCAGATGCGGATGTGCTGCGGCGAATGATGTCGGGCAAGTATCGTGATAAAGAGCATCTTGCGGCCATTAAAGGACGTTTTTTTGCCAATTGCAAGACACGGGGGTACGAGCAGCAGGGAAGTTTAGAAATCTGGAGACAGATGGAGAGCTTTGCCGGCTATTCATTTAATAAGGCACATTCAGCTTCCTATGCTGTTGAGAGTTACCAGAGTTTATACTTAAAAACCTATTTTCCATTGGAGTTTATGGTTGCGGTACTCAATAATTACGGTGGTTTTTATAATCGTAAGGTTTACGTAAATGAAGCGCGGGTTGCGGGCGCTACGATTTGTTTACCATGTGTCAACCAGTCTCATTTAAATGCACGTATTTTTGGAAAAGATATCTATCTGGGCTTTGATTGCCTTCAGCGTCTGGAGGAAAAATTGGCTTTACGGATAGTGAATGAACGGGAATTGAATGGACCCTATCTCAGTTTGGAAAATTTTATTGGCCGGACGGAAATTGGCCTGGAGCAATTGATCATTTTAATCCGTGTGGGCGCCTTGCGTTTTACGGCTATAGGAAAAAAGCAATTATTGTGGGAAGGCCATTTGATGATGAGTAAATATAAACCTCGCCGTGGCGGAAATGTTCTCTTTGAAATTGAGACTAAAAAACCGTTGCTTCCTTTGTTTGAAGAAAACCGCTTGGAAGACTATTATGACGAACTGGAGTTGATTGGTTTCTGTGTTACGGGAACATTGTTTGATTTGGCAAAAAGCAGTTACAGAGGCGATCTTTTTGCAGAAGACATGAGGGCGCATGAAGGTAAAACAATTCGGATGGTAGGCGATTTCGTCTGTGAAAAAATAGTCAAGATGCGCAATGGAGGGCAAATGAAATTTGGAACCTTCTTGGATGCAGAAGGACATTTTTTTGATACTGTCCATTTCCCGCAGACACTTATCGAATATCCACTGCGGGGAAACGGTATTTATTTGATCGAAGGAAAAATTGTAGTTGACTATGGCTGCCCCTCACTTGAAGTAATACGATGTGCCAAGATGCCTTTAAAATCTGATCCGCGAAGTGAATAGCCTGTTTTTTAAATTACCTTTGTAAGAACTTACCTGGTGTTAAAGTGATGACGAAAGAGCAAATTACCGGATTGCTTGAAGGAGTACCCTCTGCAATCGGCGTATATTATATTTATGATAAGCATGATGCGCTAATTTATGTCGGCAAGAGTATCGATATTAGAAATAGGTTATTACAGCATTTTAGAAGCACAGATTTTAAGGAACGTAAAATCCAAGAGGCAGCTAG
The Sphingobacterium multivorum genome window above contains:
- the dnaE gene encoding DNA polymerase III subunit alpha, with protein sequence MLLNLHSFYSLRYGTLSLEDLIEGMQSGGYDTAVLTDINNTSGSLDFIRLGRKKGLNLLAGMEFRDGDKLCFVAIAKSERGFQEINAYRTKLSREQRSVPQRAPDFEQVFVVYPFSGINHDGLRDYEYIGIRPSERTKVRLYDRKYLAHCVILATVSFKRDDYVLHRQLRAIDNNLLISQLERDQVAHPDEMLLSRLTLTEMFSDLPELVNNTEQLLAQCSFYFDFETVKNKTTFTDSHYGDKQLLFSEALAGLERRYGKNDTIAMERVQRELEIIEQLKFSSYFLITNDICNYARHSDFHYVGRGSGANSAVAYCLGITDVDPIALHLPFERFLNPKRKSAPDFDIDFSWNERDAMYRYIFNKYKRGHVALMGAMSTFRSRSILRELGKVYGLPKGEIDRLIKEPEHMLNKNEVTNTILNVYNRMADFPNQRSIHASGLLISEAPLVCYGAMDYPPKGLPTMQFDMYVAEDIGFEKFDILSQRGIGHIKDCKAIVRENLGELIDTDNPKRFFDDPLIAAQLQSAHTIGCFYIESPAMRQLLTKLSCNTYNTLVAASSIIRPGVASSGMMNEYIRRHHDPAVANYPHPVFKEQLAETYGVMVYQEDVMKIANAYGGLDMADADVLRRMMSGKYRDKEHLAAIKGRFFANCKTRGYEQQGSLEIWRQMESFAGYSFNKAHSASYAVESYQSLYLKTYFPLEFMVAVLNNYGGFYNRKVYVNEARVAGATICLPCVNQSHLNARIFGKDIYLGFDCLQRLEEKLALRIVNERELNGPYLSLENFIGRTEIGLEQLIILIRVGALRFTAIGKKQLLWEGHLMMSKYKPRRGGNVLFEIETKKPLLPLFEENRLEDYYDELELIGFCVTGTLFDLAKSSYRGDLFAEDMRAHEGKTIRMVGDFVCEKIVKMRNGGQMKFGTFLDAEGHFFDTVHFPQTLIEYPLRGNGIYLIEGKIVVDYGCPSLEVIRCAKMPLKSDPRSE
- a CDS encoding heavy metal translocating P-type ATPase, translating into MEHKHRYDAQGRQLCCTQTEKIYNQAGAEDLIGKAPASSHGHDHSHDEDGHDHSTAGASQMQLFLPALISFILLIAAIAMDNWIAQSWFKDWVRTGWYILAYLPVGFPVIRDALKSIAKGEIFSEFLLMSIATIGAFGIKEYPEAVAVMLFYAVGEVFQTLAVSRAKSNIKALLDQRPDEVTILENGKSKVIKAADAGIGAIVQLKPGEKLGLDGELLSEQGAFNTAALTGESKPDTKMKGDVVLAGMINMNTVSLVQVTTAYQDSKLSKILELVQNATAQKAPTELFIRKFAKIYTPIVVFLAIGICLLPYLFVDQYVFSEWLYRALVFLVISCPCALVISIPLGYFGGIGAASRNGILFKGSNFLDAMAAIRHVVMDKTGTMTAGVFKVQEIKLQAGYDEARILKLVNKIESHSSHPVATAIREYVGPIDESVDLNNIEEIPGHGLKAIADGKVLLVGNFKLLDKFNVVYDIDPNSIVYTTIAIALDGKFVGFITIADSIKADAALTIQLLHKLGVKATMLSGDKTTVVVYVAKELGIDQAYGDLLPEDKVNKVREIKGLNESVAFVGDGVNDAPVVALSDVGIAMGGLGSDATIETADVVIQDDKPSKIPMAIRIGKETKKVVYQNIGLAFIVKGVVLILGAGGLATMWEAVFADVGVSLIAILNAIRIQKMKF
- the dinB gene encoding DNA polymerase IV — translated: MERSIVHCDLDTFFVSVERLINSKLNGVPVLIGGSSDRGVVASCSYEARKSGVHAAMPMRLALRMCPDAVVVKGDHDLYSYYSNMVTEIISLETPVVEKASIDEHYLDVSGMDRFFGCWKWTQELRQRIIRETGLPISFGLSVNKTVSKIATGQAKPCGELQVNGGTEKQFLAPLSIRKIPMVGDKSYTLLRNMGISKIGTLQQMEIFTLQQVLGENGVNIWRKANGLDDTLVVPFREQKSMSKETTYQQDTIDMDVLRRTLIGMVDNLAFELRKEQRLTSCVTLKIRYSNFDTHTQQLQIGYTNSDRRLIEVVLSLFKKLYSRRMLIRLVGIKFSGLIYGAYQTDLFADNAEEVNLMQAMDRIKNRYGTAFLMKGICVPMPGEKGGRDAFKSS